Genomic window (Spiroplasma sabaudiense Ar-1343):
ATATCATCTAAACTCGCGACCTCTTCAACAATTTCTTCTTCAGGCTCTTCTCAATCATACTCTTTTGTTTCAACAAATTTATTGGTTCCTTGATTTTCAGCAAAAGATTTACGCTTAAAGATATTATTAATAAATTCAGGATCATTCATTTCAACTTCGTTAATGTTACCGTTTCAAAGAATTTCGATTCCTTTTTCTAAAGCGCTCTCATAAGAATAAATATTAATTTTCATTTTTACTAAGTTTGCCACTAGCCTTGCAGCCATTCCTGATTTTCCAATTGCCAAAGAAAGCTGATTGTTTGGTACCACAACATCACATTCACGATGTGCATCTTCTAAGTTACCTTCTTCGTCAAAAAACTCTTCTTCGTCAACCATTATGCTAACAACTCTTACAGGGGCTAAAGCATTCATAATAAACTTATCTGAATTTTCATCTCATTTTACAATATCAATTTTTTCACCATTTAATTCTTTTGTTACAGCTTTAATACGAGATCCCCCGGCCCCAACACAAGCACCAATTGGATCAACATTTTCATCATTAGAATAAACGGCTACTTTAGCTCTTTTCCCCGGTTCACGAGAAACTGATTTAACTTCAATGATTCCTTCGCTAATTTCAGGAACTTCCATTTCCATTAGTTTTGTTAAAAAATCTGGATGAACTCGTGAAGTTGAAACTTGAGAATGCTTATTATCTTTTGAAACATCTTCGATATAAAAAGTTACACGATCTCCAATACTAATTTTTTCTTGGTTTATTGTTTTTCGATTTCAAAGCGAAACAACTGTTCCCTCAACATCAATTAAATATGAGTTTTCGGTGATATCAACAACTCTTCCTGTTTGAATTTCGTGCAATTTTGGTAAAAAGAAGTCATAAACTTTATTTTTTTCACCTTCGCGAATCTTTTGTTTAATAATTTGTCCAACTTGGAATATTGCTAAACGAGAATAGTCATCTGAAAATTTTACTTGTTCATTGACAATGTCTCCGATTGTTACTTTTTCTGAATACTTTTCTTTAGCTTGTGAAAGACTAATTTCTAACCATTCATCTTCTACTTTTTGGACAACTGTTAAGCGTTTTGAAACACTTATCATTCCTGTTACTTCATCAACATTAACATCAATTATAGCTTCAGGATCAAAAAACTTTTCATAAGCTTTTTGAAATCCTTCTCGAATTCCCTCGAAAATAATTTCATCTGGGATTTGTTTTTCTTGCGCTATTGATTGAATTGCTGTTAGCAATTCGGCTCCGTTTACCATAAAATTGTTTTTCTCCTTTTAAAATTTTACTGCTAATCTAACAAATTTAATATCTTCTCATTTGAGTCAAACATTTTTTTTCTTTCCTTTTAAAAAGAAGAAGATTTTAAATTCATCTTTGATTTTGTCATATTCAAGTAAATCTGCATTAAACTCATCAACAAATTCAACTTTAAAATTAATTTGAAAAAATAAGTAGTTACCAACGTTTTCAATTAATTCAGCTTTTGAATGGATTGTTCTTTCAATTCCTGCAGATGCAACTTCAAGCACATAAGCATCAGACAAGTCCGCTACTCTGTCAAGTGCTGCTGAAATTTTTTCGTTTGCAGCAACCAAATTATCAAAATCAACTGTTAAATTCGATTTATCAAAATTTACTACCAAAACTTGCAAAACCGAGGTTTCAAAATCTAGAACATTATTTAATTCGTATAATTCCAAGTTTGATTCTTTCAAAATCGGCTCAATTATTGATAA
Coding sequences:
- the nusA gene encoding transcription termination factor NusA gives rise to the protein MVNGAELLTAIQSIAQEKQIPDEIIFEGIREGFQKAYEKFFDPEAIIDVNVDEVTGMISVSKRLTVVQKVEDEWLEISLSQAKEKYSEKVTIGDIVNEQVKFSDDYSRLAIFQVGQIIKQKIREGEKNKVYDFFLPKLHEIQTGRVVDITENSYLIDVEGTVVSLWNRKTINQEKISIGDRVTFYIEDVSKDNKHSQVSTSRVHPDFLTKLMEMEVPEISEGIIEVKSVSREPGKRAKVAVYSNDENVDPIGACVGAGGSRIKAVTKELNGEKIDIVKWDENSDKFIMNALAPVRVVSIMVDEEEFFDEEGNLEDAHRECDVVVPNNQLSLAIGKSGMAARLVANLVKMKINIYSYESALEKGIEILWNGNINEVEMNDPEFINNIFKRKSFAENQGTNKFVETKEYDWEEPEEEIVEEVASLDDIQANLEAFDNLVKEENFGEVLDEELDEELEEYDQYYDQK
- a CDS encoding ribosome assembly cofactor RimP; the protein is MNNFNELKPQLLSIIEPILKESNLELYELNNVLDFETSVLQVLVVNFDKSNLTVDFDNLVAANEKISAALDRVADLSDAYVLEVASAGIERTIHSKAELIENVGNYLFFQINFKVEFVDEFNADLLEYDKIKDEFKIFFFLKGKKKNVWLKWEDIKFVRLAVKF